CGTTCGTGGACGGAAATGGCAGAACGGGGCGCCTGCTCTTGAACGTCGAGTTGATGAAATCCGGTTATCCCCCGGCCGTCGTCCGGAGCGGGGATCGTGCGGATTATTGCGATTCGCTGGATGACGCTTGTGTGAGCAACGACTACACGGGCATTGCCCGGCTGATCGCCGTATTGGTCCAGCGATCAATGAACGTCTATCTCGACGCGCTCGGACTGGCGTAGCGATGCGCCGTGATGGCAGGCTGCACCGCGAAACCACTGGCCCTATCCACCTTCCGCGAACTCAAAGCGTGCGGGACACGCCGACAGATATCGCGCGTCTGTTGGGCGGCGGGCGTCATGCGGCGTTCGCCACACCCGGCTCCTAAGAACAATTCCCCTTTTAATCAATGACGTAGCGCAATACGACGAATTGGCACGCCGCATGCAATGTTGGCTTCAAGCCAATGTTGTCTTGCGTCGAACGGCGTGTACGGCATTTGGAGGCTTCGAAACACCGGGAGTCAACACATGCCGCTCGCTCGACTGCTTCTCTGTTTGCTCCAGTGCACGTTCGCTGCCGCGGTGCTGTTGCCCGTCGTCGCGGGCGCCGCGAGTCTGCCAGCCGCGTCGCACAACCATGCACCCGGCACGCGCGACGAGGACGCGAGCGGTTCGTCGATGCCGCACGCGCTGCAAAGCGGCATCGAGCGCCTGCGCGCCGGGACGTGGTGGGAAGTCAACCGGAAGATCCGCCCGGAACTCGCGCAAGTCGGCGACCTGATGTTCCTCCTGCCGCTTGCCGACAAGAACCTCGAACCATCGTCGGATGCGATCGGCCGCGTGCAGCGCCTGCGCGAGGCGCTGCGCAGCCATCTGACGCGCGAACCCGCCGGCTGGTCCCGCCTCGTCGCGCAGGTGCGGGCGGAGCGCGCGAAGGCTGGCGATGCGTCAGCCGCTCTGCTCGCCGATGCGCTCGTCAATGAAGTCCGCTACCGCGACGGAACCGACGGCAGCTACTACGCCCCGGCGCGGTTCTTTGCCGAAAGCGGCGTGTGCAAGGATTTCGCCGTCGCCAAATATCTGCTGCTGCGCGACGCGGGTTTCGACATTGCGCGACTGCGTCTCGTGTCGCTCGCGCCGCGCTACAACAACACGCCGGACGACTGGCACGTCATCCTCGTCGTGCAGATCGATGGCGCGAGCGAACCGCTCGCGCTCGATTCACCGAGCGCGCCGATTGCGAAGCGCACGGATGATACGGATCGCGAAGCATCGACATCGAACGGTCCGTCCGCGCTGCTCGCCGCGATCCTCGCCGGACGCAAGCCCGCCGATGCGGTGCTGCGCGCGCCGTCAGGACCGCTTGCCGCGCCGCTCAGCCAGTCAGGCCAGGCGCAGCGGCCGCTTGCGACTGTATTCAACGAACAGGGCAGCCGTTCGTTCGAACGCGCTGCGCCGGGCGCGCTCCGACGCGCGTCGGCGGCCGGGCGCAGCGCGAGCGCGATGTATGTCGATGAAATGGGCGATCCGTGGAAAGTCGACAGATCCGGGACGTTTCCGAAGTGGCGCGTCGCTGCCGATCAGGCGGATGTGGCGGGAAGGTTGATACGCGTGGCGGCGCGTTGACTGAAGCATGCGAGGGGTGTTTGCCCGCCTCAATTCTCTCCGCGGTGCGGAGAGAATCGAACCAAGTCAACGCCCCCAGCGCAGTACGAGCGGATCGAGCCTGCGTGCGACTTTCAACAGCCCGTCGCGCACGGCGGGATGCATCGCCGCCAGCGGATGACGCACCGCATCCGAACGAATCACGCCGCCTTCCTTCATCAAGGCCTTGCACGCGGCAAGACCGCATTGCCGGTTCTCGTAGTTGATGAGCGGAAGCCATTGCTGATACAACTCCGCAGCCTTCTCGGTATCGCCCGCGAAATAGGCGTCGACGATCTTGCGGATGCCGTCCGGATAGCCGCCGCCCGTCATCGCACCGGTCGCGCCTGCGTCGAAGTCGGGCATCAGCGTGATGGCCTCTTCGCCATCCCACGGACCGACGATCGCGTCGCCGCCGAGTTCGATCAGTTCGCGCAGCTTCGATGCCGCCTGCGCCGTTTCGATCTTGAAGTACGACACGTGCTCGACATCGCGCGCGAGCTTCGCGAGAAACGATGCGGAAAGCGGCGTGCCCGCGACGGGCGCGTCCTGAATCATGATCGGAATGTCGATCGCATTCGATACTTCGCGATAGAACTCGTGAATGCCGCGCTCACCGACGCGAATCGTCGCGCCGTGATACGGCGGCATGATCATGACCATCGCGGCGCCCGCGTCCTGTGCCGCCCGGCTGCGCTCGGCACAGACGCGCGAGCTGAAATGCGTGGTCGTGACGATGACCGGCACGCGGCCCGCCACATGTTCGAGCACGGTGCGTTGCACGGTGTCGCGCTCGGCATCGGACAGCGCGAACTGCTCGGAGAAGTTCGCGAGTATGCAGACGCCGTGCGAACCGGCATCGATCATGAAATCGATCGCGCGTTTCTGGCCTTCGAGATCGAGACGGCCCTGATCGTCGAAGATGGTCGGGGCGACGGGAAATACGCCGCGATAAACAGGTGCAGCCATTGAAGTGTGTCTCCTTTGATGGGTCTAGATCCGGTACAGCGCGCTTGCGTTGTCGAAAAAGAGCGCGAGCCGCTCTTCGCGCGTGCGCAGCGCGACGATGGTCTTGAATCCCTTGAAAAGCTCATCGAGCGTGACGACGAGGCTATCGACCGGAAAGTTACTCGCGAACATGCACCGCTCGACGCCGAAGCTCTCGATCGCATCGCGCACGACGCGGCCGTTGCGCGCGACGCTCCAGCTTACACCCGCTTCGCCGATGCCCGATATCTTGAGCCATACGTTCGGCCATCGCGCGAGCGCATCGAGCGCGGCGCGCCATGCGGCGAGCGCTTCGTCGCTGCGATCCGCGGGCAGGCCCGTGTGATTCACGATGATCTTCATCTGCGGAAAGTCGCGCGCCAGTTCCGCCGCTTCGCCGAAATGCCACCACGGCGCCTGCAATTCGAACATCAGGCCGCTTTGCGCGAGCAACGCATAGCCGCGCCGCCAGCGCGCGCAACGCATCGAGCCCGGCACATCGAAGTCCGCGCGATGCGCCGCGCGCGCAACCGTCTTCGGCTTGTGGCGCACGCTGCGCACGAGCGGCATCTCGCGATAGGCGTCGATCACATCGGCGACATCATCGCGATCGAGCCAGATCTGCGCGGCCATCGCGTTCGGCAGGCCGGTGCGTTCGTGCAGCGCGGTGGCCCAGCGCGCCTCGCCGAGCACGTCGCGCGGGTTCCATTCGCCCTCCATCATGACCGTCTTCACGACGCGATGATTGCCCGCCTGCGCGAAGTAATCATCGGGCAGGAAGTCCTTGCAGATCGCCGCGTAGTCGCCATAGCGAAACGGAATGCGCGGCAGATCGCGCAGCCACGGATGATCGTTGTGTGTCACATCCCAGAAGTGATGATGCGCGTCGACGATGGGCAGGTCCGCGTCGTCGCCGCTTTCCAGGAAGCGTTCACGCAAGGCTTCGATACGCGCTTGCATCATGACGTCAGCTCGCACGGTCCTGCGCCATTCTCACGGCGATGTCGAAGGCCTTTTGCGTGGCGCCGACATCGGCGCGGCCCTGGCCGTGGATATCGAACGCGGTGCCGTGCGCGGGCGTCGTGACCGGCACGGGCAGGCCGCCGTGCACCGTGACGCCGCGCCAGAAGCCCATCAGCTTCATCGCGATCTGGCCTTGGTCGTGGTACATCGTGACCACGCCGTCGAAGACCTTCTGATCGCGCGCGCGCACGAAGATGGTGTCGGCGGGGAAGGGTCCTTGCGCGTCATAACCCTGCGCGCGCGCCTGTTCGACGGCTGGCGCGATCACATCGATTTCCTCGCGGCCGAAGGCGCCGTTATCGCCGTTATGCGGATTGAAGCCGCATACGGCGATGCGCGGCGCGTGGATGCCTGCGCGCTTCAATCCATCGTGAATCAGTCGCACCGCGCCGATGATGCGCTCCGGCGTGAGCTTCGCGCTCACGTCCTTCAACGCGATATGCGAGGTCACGCGCGAGGTCCACAGCTCGTCGAGCACGTTGAACTCGCAGAACGCGCCGCTGTAGTCGAGCTGGCGCGCGAACCACTCCATTTCGTCGTTCGTCTCCATGCCGGCCATGTGCAGCGAGGTTTTGTTGACGGGCGCGAAGAGCATCGCCTGCGTGCGGTTCACGCGCGTCTTCGCGAGTGCCTGTTTGAAGGCTTCGAGGCTGTAGCGGCCGCCGCGTTCCGTCGCCACGGCGCGCTCGTAGAGCCCATCGTCGGGCAGGCGGAAGTCGATGAGCGAAGGCACGTCGGTATCGCGCGCGGCGGCGGCTTCATCGTCGACCACGTGATACTCGAAGCGTTGCTGCGCGATCTCCATGCCTTTGTCGAGCTCACGCCTGTCGCCGATGATCAGCAGATCGGCGCGCGCGCGATTCTCGGGCTTCGCGATGAGACGCGCGATGAGTTCGGGACCGATGCCGGCGGGATCGCCGAGAAGAACTGCGATGCGAGGTTTCATGTTCGTAGGGTCTGTGGGTCGGTGATCAGCGTGTGCGGCGCAGATCGATTGCGATCGAACCGAAGATATACACCAGCGCGCACGCGCCGTAAAAGTGCAGCACCGCATCGAAGGAGCCGGTGCGCTGAAGAATGAAGCCGGTGATGAGCGGAATCGAAATGCCGCCGACGCTGCCTGCGCAGTTCATGCACGCACCGAGCAGGCCGACGCGTCCCGGGCTTGCGAGCAGCGAAGGCAGGCTCCAGTAGAGGCTGCCCCACATCAGCAGGAACGATGCGCCACACAGCACTGCGACCGCGACCACGGGCGACGTGATCGTCGGCAGCGCGGCGAACACGGCGAGCGTCGCCGCACCCGATACGGTGATCATGCTCTTCACGACCTTGCCGCGCGAGAAATTCTTCGCGCACAGCGCGTCGCACAGAAAGCCGCCCGACAGCGAGCCGAGCGCGCCCGCGAGGAAGATGAAGAAGGTCGCCGCGCCGATCTGCGACAGGCTCAGGCCCCGCGCCTGCGTCAGGTAGCTCGGGCCCCACGTGAGCAGGCCGAAGAAGATCATCGCCCAGCTCATGCGGCCGACGCACATCGCGATGGTCGAGCGCAGCGGCAACGGCGCATCGTCATGGACCGCGCGGGCAGCGCCGGACACGGACGGCGCGCCGTCGCGGATATGCGCGAGTTCCGCGCCATTCACGCCGGGATGTTTCGCGGGGTCGTCGCGCAGATAGCGCCATGCAAGCCAGCCACACGCGATCGTCGCAAGCCCCGCGACGACGAACGCGGTGCGCCACGAGCCGAACATGAGGATCAGATGCGAGATCGCGAGGCCGCCGATCGCCGCGCCGAGCGGCGAGCCCGCATCCATCAGCACCGCGCCGCGCGCGCGTTCGCCGCGCGATAGCCAGAGCGCGTTGAGCTTGCTGCCTGCGGGAAAGAGCGGGGCTTCCGCGCCGCCGAGACCCACGCGCAGCAGCAGCATCGACAGGCCGCCGGTGGCCGCGCCCATCAACGTTTGAAAGAGACCCCACAAGACCGTTGCGCCTGCAATGACCTTGCGCGGCCCCAGTTTGTCGATGAGCCAGCCGCCCGGAATCTGCAACAGCGCATATGACCAGAAGAAGCTCGAGAGCACGAGCCCCTGCATCGCGGGCGAGAGCGCGAACTCCTTCGCGATGGTGGGCATCGCGATGGAAAGCGAGATGCGGTCCACGAGGTTGATCAGCGTGATGAGAAACACCACGCCGAAGATGCGCCAGCGTACGCTCGTCGCGTGTCCGGACGCGGCGGCGTCATGCGCCGCGGGTGATTCGATCCTGCCTTCCATGCCTGTCTCCTGATATGGGCGGGCTGCATCGGCCCTGCATCATTGCGTCATTCGATGACGTCGAAATCGCTCAGATGCTTGTCGGACAGCGTGATGCCGAGGCCCGGCGTTTCATCGGAGAGTTGCAGATAGCCGTTCTCCGGTTGCGGCTCGCCGTCGAAGATGTAATAGAAGAGCTCGTTGCCCACTTCCACATCGAACACGGGGAAGAATTCGGACATCGGGCTCGCGGTGCTCGACATCGTCAGGTGATAGTTATGCATCTGGCCCGCGTGCGGGATCACGGGCACGGACCAGGCTTCCGCCATCGCGTTGATCTTGCGCGCGGCGGTGATGCCGCCCACGCGGTTCGTGTCGTACTGAATGACATCCACGGCGCGGCGTTCCAGCAGATCCTTGAAGCCATAGCTCGTGAACTCGTGCTCGCCTCCGGAGATCGGCACGATGTTCATCTTCTTCAACTCCTGATAGCCTTCGACGTCGTCGCCGATCACTGGCTCTTCGAGCCAGCGCGGATTGAACTCGGCAAGACGCGGCAGCATGCGGCGCGCGTATTCCAGCGTCCAGCCCATGTAGCATTCCAGCATGATGTCGACATCGTCGCCTGCGAGTTCGCGCAACAGGCGGACCTGCTCCAGATTCTTCGCCATGCCCTTCGGGCCGTCTTTCGGGCCGTAGCCGAAGCGCATCTTCATCGCGGTGAAGCCCTGGTCGAGATAGCCCTGGGCTTCCGCGAGAAAGGCGTCGCGGTCGTCGTTGTTATAGAGCTTCGACGCATAGCACCAGATCTTCTCTTTCGTGCGGCCGCCGAGCAGCTTGAAGACGGGCTTTTTCACGGCCTTGCCCATGATGTCCCACAGCGCGATGTCCACTGCGGAGATCGCCGCCATGCCGATGCCCTTGCGACCCCATGCGAGCGTGCGCCGATACATCTTCTGCCAGATGTATTCGTGATCGAACGGATCTTCGCCGATGGCGATGGGCGCGAGATATTCATCGACGATCTGCTTCGCGACGCGCGGCGCGAGCGCGCAATTGCCGATGCCGACGGTGCCGTCGTCGCATTCGATCTCGACGACGAGCCAGCCGTGAAAACGGAATGAGCCCATCGCGTCGCCGCGTTCGTAGAGAACGTCGACGGCGTTCGTGCAGAAGTGCGATTGCGGCGGCACGACCTTGCCTTTCCATTCGAAAACGCGTGCGCGGACATGCTTGATCTTCATCTCGGGTGTCTCCGGTTCCAGTCGGGTGGGGGCCGCTGCAACGAGGGTTTGCGCGGCTGTATCGGGTAGCGCTAGTGTGCGAAACTCTGCGATAACTGACCATTGAATTATTTGCATCAGGCTATTTCCTGGAGTTATCGCTCGCATGATCGCGCCCGCCACGACCATACGCAAACGCCTGCGCCTGCGTCATCTGCAATTGATGACGGCGCTTTCGGAAACAGAATCGCTCAGAAGCGCCGCTGACGAACTCGCGATGACGCAGCCCGCCGCGACCAAGGCGCTGAAGGAGCTGGAGGACACCATCGGCGCGACGCTGTTCGTGCGTCATGCGCGCGGGATGGAGCCGACGATCTACGGGGAGGCGGTGATGCGCTACGCGCGCGTCGTCTTCGAGGATCTCGATGAACTGCGCGAGGAACTGGCGGCGATCGAGGCGGGCGATATCGGCAAGGTGCGTATCGGCGCGGTGATGGCGCCGGCTCCCGATTTGCTGACGAAGGTGATCGTGCAGTTGAAGGAAGCGCATCCGCGCCTGCAGATCAGCGTGCAGATCGATACGAGCGATGTGCTCGTGCAGGCGTTGCAGCAGGATCAGCTGGATATCGTGGTGGGGCGCATTCCTTACGGCTTTTCCGCGCTCGATCTGACGTTCGAGACCTTGTCGGAAGAGGCATTGGCGATCGTGGCGCGGCCGGATCACCCGGCGGTCGCCATGGCGGGGAGGCCGAAGCTTGCAGATCTCGCGAAGTATCCGTGGATCGTGCAGCCGCATCCGAGTCCGATGAGGCAGATCATCGATCAGACGTTTCGGGAGTCGCGCGTTGCGCCGCCGGTGAGTACGGTCGAGACGTCTTCCATTCTCACCACGTTGTCGCTGTTGCGGGACTCGGACATGCTTGCGGTGTTGCCGAGTTCCGTCGCTGACTATTATTCGGCGCTGAATACGATTGCGTCGTTGCCCACTGCATTGCGCGGGCGACTCGCGCCTTATGGGTTGATTCTCAGGAAGAACCGGCGGATCAGTCCGGCGACGCAACTGGTCATCGATGCGATTCGACGGGCTTGAAGAATGGATAAGCGGTGAATAAAAAAAGGTGATAACCCGCGCACTGGCGCGCGCTTATTTCGCCGTGCACGCTAGCCCGCTCAACGAGCGGGCTTTTTAATTGAGAATGAGAAATATCGTATGGCCGTCAAGTCGTTGCCATATCTATGCTCTGTGCGCTGCCCGCTTGTGTTGAGCGGGGGCAAGTCATCCATCGCGAGAGAAAAGAACGAAGGATAAGCAATGAGCGACACGAATATCTTTGTGAAAATAGATGGCGTCACCGGTGAAGCGAGTGCCGTGGGCCATGTCGGTGAAATTGATGTGTACAGCTATGAATGGAATATGCACCAAAGTTCGCGCGGCGCTTCTCGCAATAAGCGCGCGACTATCGAACACATCACGTTCGTGCATCGCATCAGTCTCGCATCTACTGGTTTGCTCAATATGCTCTTGCATAGCAAGGTGGCGTCGGAAGGTTTTTTGACTGTTCTTAGTCCCTTTGCGCAATCGTCAACGACTCCACTCGGAAAAATCATTCCGCCGAAGCCCACACTCAAGATTCAAATGAAAAATGTCATGGTGCATCGAATCGTGGCATACGGCACCGGCTACGGACATTATGAGCGTGTCGTGATTTCGTTTGACGAGTTCAAACGAGAATACACCCTGATGAACATGGAGGGCGCTGCATGTGGCGTTTCAACCAATCACTACGTAATACGGTGCGGCGACTGATCATGTTCAAGATTGATCGCTCGAAAATCAATTGGGATACGGTGATTATGGGTTGCGCAGTCTTCGCGCTTCAGTTGCCGTTTTTGCCATCGACGTTGGAGTTTCGACTTTACTCGGTGGTGACATGGGGCACCGTAGTCAAGCTCAATGCCGGAGGCTTTCATCCAGAAATAGAGTTCACGACGAGTGATGGAAGGCGATCATCGTTCGCAGGGAGCACAACGTATCGCACAGAAGTGGGTGATCGCGTCGAAATCAGGTATCGGACAACCCCGTATATCGAGGCCAGAGTAAATAACGAATTGAGTATATGGGGCATGCACACATTTATAACGGCATTCTCTGCGGTCTTTATCATAGGTGGTCTTTACGGTATGCGTCCAAACAAGCACCGGTGGGGCGACGATGATTAAATCGAGCCAATGGGAGTATGAAACGGCCGGTTCTGCTGCCGCATCAATCGGTGATCTGCTGCTTTCGGGCGGGAAATTCATTTTGAAAGATCCAGCGCATAAGCTCCACGCGTTTGAATATGCCGGCTTTGGCGCGGGCGTCGGCTTGAGCACGCGCATGCCGAAAAGTCTGCGACTGCCAGATATTAGATTGCCGCGTAAAGGCACGGTAAGCGGTTCGGGTGCAACGACGGACTTTCAAGGCAGGGGCTTTGTCTACCGGTTCCGCGAGCCCGAATTAAAGCCAGAGGATTTTGCAGGAATGACGATCTATGTAGATGCGAGCGCCGGACTGCTAGTCACGGAAAACATCTCAGGCTTCATTGCAGGCATCGATCAACGAGCAATGATTCCGTGGATGTTCAACCCCGGCTTGTTTGCAAGTGCGCTTGGAGCGAGCGCGAAAGCCTTTGTTCTCTTGCGCGGGATGGGTGAGGGGTTAGTCGATGCCATAGGAGGCGGCGTTATGCTTGGCTCGATTAACTATAAAGGTCCGTACACTGAGTAGGCCCCGATCGTCCACGCCCGCATTCGCGGGCGTTCCCTGCGGTCTGGCGAAAGCCGACGTTCACCGCCCGACCAACTCCCCATCCAAAGCATCATCCTTCGCCGAAGCATGATCCAGCGCGATATCCGGCCGCATGAAAAACGTCATCACGATCCCCACCGCGAGCAAACCGAGCGACCCCGCAAAAGGCAACGTCCAGCTCCCGGTCCGATCGACGACGAACCCGAACACGATCGGCGAAAAGATCCCCGCGATAGCCGATCCCGCATTCACGAGCCCGCTCGCGATCCCGACGTGCTTGGGCGTGATATCCATCGGCACGGCCCAGATCGGCCCGATGGTCATCTCAAGGAAGAAGAACGACAGGCTCAACGAAGCAGCCATGACCGGCAGCGACTTCACGACCATCACGGGCGCGAGAAACACGAGCGCACCGAGGAACGCGACGATGATCATGTTGCGCCGCGCCGAAACCACGCTGCCGGTGCGCTTCAGAATGCGATCCGAAATCACGCCGCCCGCGGTATTGCCGACGACACCCGAAAGAAACACGCCTGCGGAAAACAGCGCCGAACTCTTCAGATCGAGACCGCGTCCATGCATGAAGAAGGTCGGCAGCCAGGTGAAGAACAGCCAGCCGGTCCAGCCATAGCAGAAGTAGACGATCATCGTCGGCGCGATGCGCTTGAGCAGGCGGCCCCAGGGCGTCGGCTCGCGCGTCTTGTCGACGGCGACCTTGTGTTCGGGCGGCAACTCCGCTTCTTCCTCGGCCGTCATGTGACGATGCTTGCGCGGGTTATCGGCGAAGTACCACGCATAGGCGATGACCCACACGGCCGTCAGCGCGCCGACCAGCACGAACGAAGCACGCCACGAAGCGAACGCGACCAGCAACGCGATCAAGGGTGGCGTGACCGCGTTACCGAGGCGTGAGAACGAATGCGTGAGCCCTTGCACGAAGCCGCGCTTGCTCGCCGGATACCAGTTGACCAGCGCGCGGGCTTGCGCGGGCAGCGCCGCACCTTCGCCGACGCCGAGCAGCATGCGCGCGCAGAACAGCGAGACGACACCGCCCGCGAAGCCCGTCGCGACCGACGCGACGATCCAGATCGACGCGCACAGCACGAGCGTCGTCTTGGCGCCGAAGCGGTCGCTGAACCATCCGCCGATGACCTGGCAGATCGCATACGTATAGGCGAACGCGCCGAACACGAGGCCGACGTCGGTATTGGTGAGATGAAGATCGTCGCGTATCAGGCCCGCCGCAGCGGACAGGTTGACGCGATCGAGATACATGATGAACGACATCGCGCACATCAGCGCGAGAACGGAGCGGGTGACTCTGGGGCGATGCAGCATCTTTTGTGTCTCCTCTAAGGCTTGTTTCGCTCTTGTTCGAGGACGGACCTCATGT
The Caballeronia sp. NK8 genome window above contains:
- a CDS encoding transglutaminase domain-containing protein yields the protein MPLARLLLCLLQCTFAAAVLLPVVAGAASLPAASHNHAPGTRDEDASGSSMPHALQSGIERLRAGTWWEVNRKIRPELAQVGDLMFLLPLADKNLEPSSDAIGRVQRLREALRSHLTREPAGWSRLVAQVRAERAKAGDASAALLADALVNEVRYRDGTDGSYYAPARFFAESGVCKDFAVAKYLLLRDAGFDIARLRLVSLAPRYNNTPDDWHVILVVQIDGASEPLALDSPSAPIAKRTDDTDREASTSNGPSALLAAILAGRKPADAVLRAPSGPLAAPLSQSGQAQRPLATVFNEQGSRSFERAAPGALRRASAAGRSASAMYVDEMGDPWKVDRSGTFPKWRVAADQADVAGRLIRVAAR
- a CDS encoding dihydrodipicolinate synthase family protein gives rise to the protein MAAPVYRGVFPVAPTIFDDQGRLDLEGQKRAIDFMIDAGSHGVCILANFSEQFALSDAERDTVQRTVLEHVAGRVPVIVTTTHFSSRVCAERSRAAQDAGAAMVMIMPPYHGATIRVGERGIHEFYREVSNAIDIPIMIQDAPVAGTPLSASFLAKLARDVEHVSYFKIETAQAASKLRELIELGGDAIVGPWDGEEAITLMPDFDAGATGAMTGGGYPDGIRKIVDAYFAGDTEKAAELYQQWLPLINYENRQCGLAACKALMKEGGVIRSDAVRHPLAAMHPAVRDGLLKVARRLDPLVLRWGR
- a CDS encoding amidohydrolase, which codes for MMQARIEALRERFLESGDDADLPIVDAHHHFWDVTHNDHPWLRDLPRIPFRYGDYAAICKDFLPDDYFAQAGNHRVVKTVMMEGEWNPRDVLGEARWATALHERTGLPNAMAAQIWLDRDDVADVIDAYREMPLVRSVRHKPKTVARAAHRADFDVPGSMRCARWRRGYALLAQSGLMFELQAPWWHFGEAAELARDFPQMKIIVNHTGLPADRSDEALAAWRAALDALARWPNVWLKISGIGEAGVSWSVARNGRVVRDAIESFGVERCMFASNFPVDSLVVTLDELFKGFKTIVALRTREERLALFFDNASALYRI
- a CDS encoding 4-hydroxythreonine-4-phosphate dehydrogenase PdxA codes for the protein MKPRIAVLLGDPAGIGPELIARLIAKPENRARADLLIIGDRRELDKGMEIAQQRFEYHVVDDEAAAARDTDVPSLIDFRLPDDGLYERAVATERGGRYSLEAFKQALAKTRVNRTQAMLFAPVNKTSLHMAGMETNDEMEWFARQLDYSGAFCEFNVLDELWTSRVTSHIALKDVSAKLTPERIIGAVRLIHDGLKRAGIHAPRIAVCGFNPHNGDNGAFGREEIDVIAPAVEQARAQGYDAQGPFPADTIFVRARDQKVFDGVVTMYHDQGQIAMKLMGFWRGVTVHGGLPVPVTTPAHGTAFDIHGQGRADVGATQKAFDIAVRMAQDRAS
- a CDS encoding MFS transporter, translating into MEGRIESPAAHDAAASGHATSVRWRIFGVVFLITLINLVDRISLSIAMPTIAKEFALSPAMQGLVLSSFFWSYALLQIPGGWLIDKLGPRKVIAGATVLWGLFQTLMGAATGGLSMLLLRVGLGGAEAPLFPAGSKLNALWLSRGERARGAVLMDAGSPLGAAIGGLAISHLILMFGSWRTAFVVAGLATIACGWLAWRYLRDDPAKHPGVNGAELAHIRDGAPSVSGAARAVHDDAPLPLRSTIAMCVGRMSWAMIFFGLLTWGPSYLTQARGLSLSQIGAATFFIFLAGALGSLSGGFLCDALCAKNFSRGKVVKSMITVSGAATLAVFAALPTITSPVVAVAVLCGASFLLMWGSLYWSLPSLLASPGRVGLLGACMNCAGSVGGISIPLITGFILQRTGSFDAVLHFYGACALVYIFGSIAIDLRRTR
- a CDS encoding L-rhamnonate dehydratase; the encoded protein is MKIKHVRARVFEWKGKVVPPQSHFCTNAVDVLYERGDAMGSFRFHGWLVVEIECDDGTVGIGNCALAPRVAKQIVDEYLAPIAIGEDPFDHEYIWQKMYRRTLAWGRKGIGMAAISAVDIALWDIMGKAVKKPVFKLLGGRTKEKIWCYASKLYNNDDRDAFLAEAQGYLDQGFTAMKMRFGYGPKDGPKGMAKNLEQVRLLRELAGDDVDIMLECYMGWTLEYARRMLPRLAEFNPRWLEEPVIGDDVEGYQELKKMNIVPISGGEHEFTSYGFKDLLERRAVDVIQYDTNRVGGITAARKINAMAEAWSVPVIPHAGQMHNYHLTMSSTASPMSEFFPVFDVEVGNELFYYIFDGEPQPENGYLQLSDETPGLGITLSDKHLSDFDVIE
- a CDS encoding LysR family transcriptional regulator — protein: MIAPATTIRKRLRLRHLQLMTALSETESLRSAADELAMTQPAATKALKELEDTIGATLFVRHARGMEPTIYGEAVMRYARVVFEDLDELREELAAIEAGDIGKVRIGAVMAPAPDLLTKVIVQLKEAHPRLQISVQIDTSDVLVQALQQDQLDIVVGRIPYGFSALDLTFETLSEEALAIVARPDHPAVAMAGRPKLADLAKYPWIVQPHPSPMRQIIDQTFRESRVAPPVSTVETSSILTTLSLLRDSDMLAVLPSSVADYYSALNTIASLPTALRGRLAPYGLILRKNRRISPATQLVIDAIRRA
- a CDS encoding type VI secretion system tube protein Hcp, with amino-acid sequence MSDTNIFVKIDGVTGEASAVGHVGEIDVYSYEWNMHQSSRGASRNKRATIEHITFVHRISLASTGLLNMLLHSKVASEGFLTVLSPFAQSSTTPLGKIIPPKPTLKIQMKNVMVHRIVAYGTGYGHYERVVISFDEFKREYTLMNMEGAACGVSTNHYVIRCGD
- a CDS encoding DUF3592 domain-containing protein: MFKIDRSKINWDTVIMGCAVFALQLPFLPSTLEFRLYSVVTWGTVVKLNAGGFHPEIEFTTSDGRRSSFAGSTTYRTEVGDRVEIRYRTTPYIEARVNNELSIWGMHTFITAFSAVFIIGGLYGMRPNKHRWGDDD
- a CDS encoding MFS transporter, encoding MLHRPRVTRSVLALMCAMSFIMYLDRVNLSAAAGLIRDDLHLTNTDVGLVFGAFAYTYAICQVIGGWFSDRFGAKTTLVLCASIWIVASVATGFAGGVVSLFCARMLLGVGEGAALPAQARALVNWYPASKRGFVQGLTHSFSRLGNAVTPPLIALLVAFASWRASFVLVGALTAVWVIAYAWYFADNPRKHRHMTAEEEAELPPEHKVAVDKTREPTPWGRLLKRIAPTMIVYFCYGWTGWLFFTWLPTFFMHGRGLDLKSSALFSAGVFLSGVVGNTAGGVISDRILKRTGSVVSARRNMIIVAFLGALVFLAPVMVVKSLPVMAASLSLSFFFLEMTIGPIWAVPMDITPKHVGIASGLVNAGSAIAGIFSPIVFGFVVDRTGSWTLPFAGSLGLLAVGIVMTFFMRPDIALDHASAKDDALDGELVGR